The Mercurialis annua linkage group LG2, ddMerAnnu1.2, whole genome shotgun sequence genome contains a region encoding:
- the LOC126667895 gene encoding phosphatidylinositol/phosphatidylcholine transfer protein SFH9: MGVANQEAMKQLQSLMDQIDEQLKNTFRNMHQDCPSETLARFLKARDWNVAKAHKMLMDCLEWRIQNEIDKILAKPIIPADLYRAIRDSHLVGVSGYSKEGLPVVAIGVGLSTFDKASVHYYVQSHIQLNEYRDRVILPSATRMCGRHISTCVKVLDMTGLKLSALNQIKLLTVISTVDDLNYPEKTQTYYIVNVPYIFSACWKVVKPLLQERTRRKIQVLQGCGRDELLKIMDYSSLPHFCRKEGSGSSRHSGNGTTDNCFSLDHDFHQQLYNYIKQQAALTECISPIKQGSVHVSIPEPDQEDADIAKTIESELHKFEDLHGLSNSLNGLKFNGR, from the exons atggGTGTTGCTAATCAAGAAGCTATGAAGCAGTTGCAGTCTTTAATGGACCAAA TAGATGAGCAGCTGAAGAATACATTTCGG AATATGCACCAGGATTGTCCAAGTGAAACATTGGCGCGGTTTCTAAAAGCAAGAGACTGGAATGTTGCTAAGGCCCACAAAATG TTGATGGATTGTCTAGAATGGCGAATACAAAATGAGATCGACAAAATACTGGCG AAACCAATAATTCCAGCAGATTTGTACAGAGCAATTCGAGATTCTCACCTTGTAGGAGTATCAGGTTACTCAAAAGAG GGCCTTCCTGTTGTTGCCATTGGCGTTGGGCTTAGCACTTTCGATAAAGCATCT GTGCATTATTATGTGCAGTCACATATTCAACTGAATGAATATAGAGATCGTGTAATATTG CCTTCTGCAACCAGGATGTGCGGACGGCATATTAGCACTTGTGTCAAAGTTTTAGATATGACTGGCTTAAAGCTTTCAGCATTGAATCAAATTAAG TTATTGACGGTTATATCCACAGTTGATGATTTAAACTATCCAGAAAAGACACAGACATACTATATTGTCAATGTCCCATACATATTTTCAGCATGCTGGAAG GTTGTAAAGCCACTTTTACAAGAAAGAACAAGGCGGAAAATTCAGGTTTTGCAAGGCTGCGGAAGAGACGAGTTGTTGAAG ATTATGGATTATTCGTCCCTTCCACATTTTTGCAGAAAAGAAGGTTCTGGTTCCTCGCGTCATTCCGGGAATGGAACCACTGACAATTGTTTCTCATTGGATCATGACTTCCATCAACAGTTATACAATTATATCAAGCAACAAGCTGCTCTTACAGAATGCATTTCGCCAATCAAACAGGGATCAGTCCATGTGAGTATCCCGGAGCCAGATCAGGAAGACGCGGATATTGCCAAGACAATTGAATCTGAACTACACAAGTTTGAAGATCTGCACGGACTCTCCAACTCATTAAATGGCCTTAAATTTAATGGCCGCTAA
- the LOC126667894 gene encoding uncharacterized protein LOC126667894 encodes MGSNREDPLSYINNSHNPSSNSSPITVSDHLLDPSASASNSFQNDAGFLNESAASSSSDLEFGFSRPEFRQNPLAGTVQFYQRHVFLCYKNPSVWPPRIEAADFDRLPRLLSAAVLARKADMNKETRLTICEGHDGTETSNGDVLIFPDMIRYRRLTHFDVDTFVEEVLVKEGEWLPGTPETLKGSYIFVCSHGSRDRRCGVCGPALVSKFKEEIELHGLQCKVSVSPCSHIGGHKYAGNVMIFGSSINGVVTGHWYGYVTPDEVSILLEQHIAKGEIVDFLWRGQMGLSEEEQIKSQELRLQLNGGTDVGENTEELSGTQVAGARSEAEVTGCCQQNGKSCCQNPVSNHKDEILEAEEKDVTVFPDKKKSSERILSRVNSVKGMFRVCAMPTWFDSWEREDTYAGLTVVCAAVSVAAAYHIYKQSR; translated from the exons ATGGGAAGCAACAGAGAAGACCCACTTTCATATATAAACAACAGCCACAAcccttcttctaattcttcacCAATCACTGTCTCCGACCATCTTCTCGACCCATCTGCCAGCGCTTCCAACAGCTTCCAAAACGACGCCGGTTTTCTCAACGAAAGCGCCGCCAGCAGTAGCAGTGATTTAGAGTTCGGCTTCTCCAGACCCGAATTCAGACAGAACCCATTGGCTGGGACTGTTCAGTTTTACCAGCGTCATGTTTTTTTGTGCTATAAGAACCCTTCTGTTTGGCCCCCCAGAATTGAAGCTGCTGACTTTGATCGCTTGCCTAGGTTGCTGTCTGCTGCTGTTTTGGCTAGAAAAGCTGATATGAACAAAGAG ACGCGCCTAACAATATGCGAGGGGCATGACGGAACCGAGACCTCAAATGGAGATGTGTTAATATTTCCGGACATGATTAGATACAG GAGATTGACTCATTTTGATGTCGACACATTTGTCGAGGAAGTGCTTGTGAAGGAAGGTGAATGGCTGCCCGGAACTCCAGAAACATTAAAGGGCTCTTACATTTTTGTATGTTCTCATGGGTCTCGAGATCGTCGATGTGGTGTTTGTGGACCTGCTTTGGTTAGTAAATTTAAAGAGGAGATAGAACTACATGGATTACAATGTAAAGTATCTGTTAGCCCATGCTCTCACATAGGGGGACACAAGTATGCTGGAAATGTTATGATATTTGGATCAAGTATCAATGGAGTCGTCACTGGACACTG GTATGGATATGTCACACCTGATGAAGTATCCATATTACTTGAGCAGCATATTGCTAAAGGCGAGATTGTAGACTTTTTATGGAG GGGACAAATGGGTTTATCTGAAGAAGAACAGATCAAATCCCAAGAACTAAGGCTTCAGCTAAACGGTGGGACAGATGTAGGAGAAAACACGGAGGAGCTGAGTGGGACGCAGGTAGCTGGAGCTAGGTCCGAAGCAGAAGTTACGGGGTGTTGCCAGCAGAACGGAAAATCATGCTGCCAAAACCCTGTTTCAAATCATAAAGATGAGATTCTAGAGGCCGAAGAGAAGGATGTAACGGTGTTCCCCGACAAGAAGAAGAGCAGCGAGAGGATCCTGTCCCGGGTTAACAGTGTAAAAGGTATGTTTAGGGTTTGTGCTATGCCAACATGGTTCGATAGCTGGGAGCGAGAAGATACATATGCAGGTCTTACTGTTGTCTGTGCCGCAGTGTCAGTTGCAGCTGCCTATCACATCTACAAACAGTCGAGATAG